One part of the Marinobacter sp. M3C genome encodes these proteins:
- the yacG gene encoding DNA gyrase inhibitor YacG, whose product MNVDCPTCRKTVEWTDANPDRPFCSHRCKLIDLGAWANEEYGVPAQNVSSEDLDQLDQLEDDTRH is encoded by the coding sequence ATGAACGTTGACTGCCCCACCTGCCGTAAAACCGTGGAATGGACCGATGCCAATCCGGATCGCCCATTCTGTTCGCACCGCTGCAAGTTGATTGACCTGGGCGCTTGGGCCAATGAGGAATACGGAGTACCGGCACAGAATGTAAGCTCCGAAGACCTGGATCAACTGGACCAGTTGGAAGACGACACCCGGCACTGA